DNA from Nitrospira sp.:
TGTGTGGAGCCACGAAGAGAAGAAGGGTGGTTTGCGAACATGGCCCTTGCCAGAGCATTGAGCGGCTAGATCAAACAGGCTTGCTTGCAGCTATGCACGATTCAAGATCCGACCCCGACTTCATCTTCGCATGTTTCCGCTCTGTGGCCGCAGAGCGTTCCCCTCTCCCAGGCTTTCCTGGCACACCAAGATCCGACCCTAATCTCATCTTTCTTACGCGGTCAGCATACCACCCACTCCCGTGAATGGATTCACCGCTGTCCAGCGGACGGCGGACACCTGCTGCTCCACGATGAAGGACAAATCACACAACTAGGGGTCAGAGGGCCCCACATTGTGATCCGTTCGTTATGCGGCGCTTTGGTCTTTCTGATCGGTCGACTTCGCTGGGTCAATCAGTCGATCGCGGTATTGCTCCTGCAGCTTGGCGTAATAAGCCACCAAGCGCACCGGATCGTGGTCAAATCGAGCCGAGATGCGATGACGCACCTCGCGGATTTCGTCGATTGGTTGATCGCTCTTCATGGCTTACCTCCGAGCAGTTCCAATGGCGTTACGATCGATGGCACAAAAAGGCCTAGCATGGTGTTGATGCGACGAATGTGGCCAAACTTGTTGGCGTTAGCCAGATGCTCACAATTCCACGTGACGAGAAAATCGCATTTGTGAAATGAGGCCAGAGCCAGATGCAATGCGTCGCCTGCCGGATCAGCCGGCATCACCATGTGCTGAATGTATGTCTGCACGATCACGGCAATCGACGGCTCGACCGTCAAGACCGGCAGCCCGGCCACAAGCGCCAACCAACCCGCAGAGCGATCGGGAGGGCCGCCAGCCAGCTCATCCAGCACGGCGGGACTCGTCGTAAGTTCGTAGTGATGTCCTGCCTCTGCCCACCACTGCCGTGTCCATTCGCGTCGTGCGACGATCTCGGGAGCAGTACGAGTCTCGTGGTAAAAGCTGGGAATTGTCGTCTCGACGTACACGCGCGGCTTGCTCATGGATGCAGCATACCGCGCTCAGGCTGATGTCTTCAACGGCGCCGACCTGCTGACTCCGCGTTGGACAGATTGGCGTCAGGTGTCTCGACCACCAGGTGAAAGTGATTGTCCATCATGCAATAGGCGTGCAGCAGGAGCTGAAACAGGGCGACGACACGATCGCGGACCCCAAGTCATCGCTGCCGGTCCTCATCGTCCCAAAAGATGTTCTGGCGGGCGTTGCCCCACGCAGTGACGTGGTAGAGTGCGCCACGAAATGCGATGCGCAGTGGGTGGGCCATCGGGCATAGACTAGCTCATCCGTATACACATCACAAGATCTGACCCCATTCTCTCTCCTCAACTTTCCCCCCCTGTGTTAGGATAGAAAAGATTCCTGACCCCTTTTCTGCTCTTCGGCGCTGCCTTGTTGTTTCTCGCGCCCATCCTCTCCAGGAAGCGAACTTGCCGACTGTTCTATTTGACCCGTGTCGGCCTCGGCGCCTTCCACACGCCGTCTTGCGCTTCAACGCTCGGCAGGTAGAGGCGCATGACCATGTAAAATGGGCCTTTCGGCGCGGGCAGCCAGTTCGCTTCCTTGTCCTTGCCCGGCGATTCGTGCTGGATGTAGAAGGTGTAGCCGCCGTCGGCGTTCTTCACCCAGTTGGGCAGCATCGGCGTGTTGAGCAGGTACCGGTTGATCGAATTGGCTACGAGCAGGCGCTGGGGCAGGTTGTACATCGTGATTGACCAGAACGCTTTCGCCGGTGGAAGTTGGTCCCCAGCGAAGGTGATCGTGTATTTGTTGGCGCCGTCCATCGGTTTGCCATCCGCATCGACGGAGATGAACGGGTAGATCACTTCCTCTTTCGGCTGTGCATTGCCGGCGAGGTAAATGCACGTGGCGCGGTAGAGGTAGTTGTTCTTGAGATACTCGCGCGTGCCGTAGCAGTCGCCGGGGGTAATCTCGCCGGTGTTGAGTTTCTGAACGGTGGCATTGATGTCAACCCAGGCGTCGGCCACTCCCTGTTCGATTGCCGTCTTGAGCTCGGGTGAGAGCTTCGCGGGATCGAAGGTGAGTCCCTCGCCGATCCAGACCTTCGCGACGCGCTTCCTGAATTCGACCTCGCTGGGGACGGTTGGAGCGAACTGCAGGAGGTTGTTCAGGACGCTGAAGAACTGCAGCGAGGTCTTTTGTTCAGCCACTGTCAGTGGCTTCACGAAGGTGAGCGGAGTGCGCTTGGGGGTAGGCTGGCCGAGGAACGACGAGAGCGTCTGCACCTTGTACCCGGACTGCACCTTCCTGACGTTGTCGATGTCGCCCGGGTTAAAGAGCTGCGTGCGGAACGCGGCGGTCGCGAGCGGGGTCTCCATACGGAAGACTTTCTTGATGCCCTTCGGCGTCTCGCCCTTCCACGATGGCCCGGCGACCAGGAAGCTCGCGGCGTCGTTGCCGGTCATGCGCGTGCCGAACATTTCGACGTACCCCCAGAGGTCGAAGAGGCTGCACCCGTAGTAGCGCTGCTTCTCGACCTGGGGCACGGTGATCACGATCGGCTCATCGCGCACATCGATGCCGATGAACGAGTAGAGCGTGTCGGCGTTGATGGTCTGGATCGTCGTATCGGCAGGCGTGTAGAGGCGCGCGTTGTTGGCGATGGTGTTCCAGCCGCCCTTGAACTCGGGATTGGTCTTGTCAATGAAGTACGAGTACTGGACGCGGTAGTCGTCCACCAGCGCATACCCCCAGATGTACGCCTCCTTGGCGATGGCGCGAGCTTCCTTGGGCGTAGCGTCCTGTGCGTGGGTGGGCGAACCGAACGCCACCCCGAGTAGGGCAACGAGAACGATGAGGATGAGAGTCTTCACAGTTTGTCTCCTAGTAGTTATTTTCGATCGTGCCGCTCGACGCCGCCGAACTATTGAGTATGCTGACCGGCATAGTTCCGTTACAGTTGCGAAGGGCTCAGCCATTGCACCAGCGCATCGGCTGGGCTCCGGACACCTCGTGGCCCACGATGAAGAGCAGGGGCATAGACCATTGATGAGTTCTGGTTGCCTCAAGCTTTGAACGGACACGCATAACCAACTGCGGCACATTCTCAGCCAATCTACAGACCCCGTCAAGTCGCACTTGCCAGGACCCATCAGAAGTGATTCCATTTTTTGGGCAGGGTTGAACACGCAGGAACCGGAGAGGTATTCACTCAGCTGTGGGCGAAGCAGCGCTGCCCGACCTAAGCTGGCTGCTGAGAACCGAAGGCTGACCGCTATAAATCAGATCAGTCCGCGCTTCTGCAGGTAGTCTTTATCGATGCTGATGGTAGGTTTGGGAAGCTGCCCACGCTCTTGGAGCAGGCGCTCGACGTACTTGCCGATGAGGTCCGATTCAAGGTTGACGGGATCACTCTCCCGCTTCAGGCCGAGCGTCGTCATCTTCGCCGTGTGCGGAATGATGGCGACGGAAAACCTATTGTTGCTCACATCATTGACCGTCAAGCTGATGCCATCGACGGTAATTGGAAAGACAAATAGGGGTCAGATCTTGTATCGTGCATTGTTACTATCATGTGGACTCACGATGCGACTGATCGTCAAATAGTGCAACCCCCACCGCTTGGCCGATGTCGGAAAGGCTGTAGTCGTGGTCCACGTGCGCACGACGAACGCGGCAGATTCTCTGCCGATCTACAGGCCCCGTCAAGTCCAACCTAGCCGGGAGTCCTGAGAATTGATTCCATTTCTTTTGGCAGGATAACCCGGTCAGACCTGGCAGGAGGCCCATGCGCAGCTATTGCCCTGGTCATGCCTTTATTCTTCCGCTAGTCGAGGATCAGAAACGCACTCTCGGGATCGGAAGAGAAGGCCCCCACGTCGCCAGCGCGGCGGCGGAGCAATGCTTCGATCATGGCGGTTGAAGCATTGCCGACTCGAACCCAAATCACTTTAGGCGGGTGGCCGAAGAGAAAACTGCGTTGATGGAAATCACCATCCTTCGTCACGATAGCAAAGCCCTGCTGTGCGGCATATTGCCAGACAACTGCATCAGCCGCCTCCTGCAACCCAACTTCGCGGACGTGCCGGGAGTCAGGATATTCATTTTGCAGGGCTTGAACGAGACGATGGGAGAGATTCTGATCGAAGAGAAGCTTCACGACGGGGGGATTGACACAAGTTTCCGCTCCCGATCAGCCGCAAAAGCAAGACAGGCGCGGATGTCTTCACGTGTGAGGTCGGGGAAGTCTTTGAGAATTTCTTCTTCGCTCATTCCGGAAGCAAGGTACTCCAACACATCGTACACGGTCATGCGGAGGCCACGGATGCAGGGCTTACCGCCACGCTTCTCAGGATCAATGGTTATGCGAGTTTTCCAATCCATAAGATGAAGGGTAGCCTGGGAAACCGCAAAGATCAAGGCCGCAATCAGAAGCCTGCGCCTGTCCTCCCTCAATACTTCTTCAGATCAGCCCGCGTTTCTGCAAGTAGTCTGTATCGATGCTGATGGTGGGTTTAGGAAGGTGGCTCCGCTCTTGGAGCAATCGCTCCACGTACTTGCCGATGAGGTCCGATTCAAGGTTGACGGGATCCTTCTCCCGCTTCAGACCGAGTGTCGTCACCTTCGCCGTGTGCGGAATGATGGAGACGGAAAACCTATTGTTGCTCACATCATTGACCGTCAAGCTGATGCCATCGACGGTGATCGAGCCTTTCACAACGCAGTAGCGCAAAATCTCCGGTGGCGCTTCGATGGCGAGAATGGTCGCATTGGCGTCTTGATGCCGGCTACGAATGACACCGACCCCATCCACATGACCAGCCACCAGATGCCCGCCGATGCGTTCGTTGAGCTTCATGGCCCTTTCTAGATTTACCGGTAGTCCCACGGCAAAGTTGCCGAGTGTCGTCACCGAGAGTGTTTCCGGCGAGACGTCTACGGAAAAGTCGCGCTCGCTTCTCGATACGACCGTGAGACAGATTCCATCCACACTCACGCTGTCACCGATCTTCAGGTCGCCCATCACCGTCGAGGCCAGAATCGTGAGCCTGGTTCCCGCAAGCGTTTTTCTCAGGACGGTAATCGCGCCCATTTCTTCGATGATACCGGTAAACATGTTTTACTTCTCGAATTTCAAATCTCAAATAGTGAAAGATGATGATTCAATGTCGCCCCGCCTAGTATAGCGGCTTTTTGTTATTTCTTCCTCATGGCCAGCCAGAAGATGGCGGCTGCTATGAGCTGCATACCGGCAATGACCATGAAGGCGCCTTCATAACTCATGCGCGCGATCAGCAGGCCGGCCAGTAATGGCCCACTCGCATGTCCGATATCCATGATCGTGCCCTGCATTCCCATACCCGCTCCCAACGTCTTGAACTCCGAACTGTCCGCGACAAGAGCTGAGGAGGATGAAGAAACAACCGCCTCACCGAAGCCGAATCCGGCCGACAGCATCAGCATGATCGGGAACATCGACACCTGCGGGATACAGACAAAGGTTCCGGCGCATATCACTAGACCAAGGACAATCAGCGGTTGACGACCGACTCGGTCGGATATTCGCCCCATAATCGGCTTGGAAAAGAACGACGTAAAGGCCTGGACCGTAAACAAGAGACCGACTTCGCCGGGATTCAAACCTACTGCAACTCCATACAGCGGGAGAAACGCCATCAAGGCTCCGTTGGCGATCATCTTGGCCGCGTCGGTCATGCTGGTGATCAGCACCTTGCTGTTTTTGGCGACGGCGGCAAACCCTCTCCACATTTCGGACAGCACAACGGCCGCCCCCTGCTCCTTCCTCTGCGGCACCGAGACGTCGAGATGAAGGCTATAGAACAACAGCATGGCGATGCAGCCAAAGACGCCGGCCGTGACAAACGCCGTGGGAAACCCTGCCGCATGGACGAGGTATCCTCCGAGAAAGGGGCCCAAGAGAGAACCGGACTGCGTGCAGGCCGTATAGGTCCCGAGCGCCGCACCACGCCGTTCCCGATAGAGCTCCGCCACCGTCGCTAGAGCGCTCGGAGCGAAGATGGCCGTGGCGAAACCGTGCAGAAACCGTAATGCCGTCAGCGCATCCAAGTTCGTAATGAAGGGATAGAGAAACGGCGGCAGCCCGAACGCCACCACGCCGATCCGCAGCAAAAACCGTCTTCCATAAATATCGGAGAGGGCACCGGAAGGCAGTTTCAGCAAGACGCCCGTTAAGGTCGAAACGGACACGATCAGACCGATCCGTTCCGGACCCGCGCCGAGCGATTCGGCAAACAAGGAGAGCGCGGGCATCCGCACCATGTTGTAGCTGATGAAGCAAAAGATGCCGACCGTGCAGATCAGCACGAAACTGCGCGATGTCGTCATGGGATCGATCTACCGTCCGAACTACCTTCGCCGGTGCTCTGTGGACCCATCAGCGTCTGTTTCAGAAACGCCACGTGATGTTCCGGTAAAGACGGCGGACTCGCCAGTGCGGACATCACCCGTTGAGGATCCACCCTCATCACCACCCCCAATCGATCGACAGTCTCCACTCCTTTTTGCAACCTGCTTGTAACCATTCTGGAAACTAGCGGATGCAGGAGCGAAACCAACCCTGAAAGAAAACGATTATCCAACTTGGTGTACGCCACCAACGTGCTGTCCATCGCTTCATTGTTGTTCCCGTCTCGTAGAGCACCTGTCCTGAGAAAGACGACTGCTTTTCCCGTCACGTGAGGAAGCAACCGACCTTCATGAGTTCCCTCAAGAAAGTAGATGCGGCTCGTGGGATCCTCGTACACCAACTCAACAATGCCCTTCGTCCCCTCGCCGTCATCACCCCAGAATCGGCCGGGGCCTCGCGCTTCCGACCGGTAAAGACCGAGATGCAGGCGCCGGATCACATCCGCTGTAAAGGGAGGATGATCCAACAGGTGCCGATACAGCGGTTCGGATAGAGCGGTTCGGATCGGCCCGAGCTTGCTTTCGGTCGTATGATTCTGAATGATGGCTTGCAGTCTACAGGTCAAGACGGGATCCACTCGTTCGACGGGAAATATGAGCCCGGCATGGTCGGGGGACAATGTGCAGGCTTCCGACCGGCCATACCCGGCAGACACAAGAATCCCCATACCGATCCAAGGAAGAAGCATGCCTGTCACAGGACCTGGCTGGAACCGCCATGCGGAAATCATGAAGCCGGCTTCGCTATGGTAATCGTGAGATGAACGGAGAAGAGTCGCTCAGGATCTTGTCGTAGCCTGGCTTGGCGCAACAGGGTTTCCACTGATGGAGTCACGGTTCCTTCAAACGAGAGACGGCCGTTCGTCACCACCGTGAGCGGTTTGGAGAAATCGATCAACTGCTCGTTCAGGAATAGGCTATAGCGCTGAACGTGCTCAGCCTTCACCTCGATACGATTACTTCCGGCTATCGACGCGTCAAGCCTGGCATATTCCCGGCGTTTGATTCGCTCGTCCCGTTTGTCGACCAAATCCTCTGAAAACGCCGCAATCGGATCGGTCGCATCGAGGCGGACCCAGTTGAACGCTTGAAAGTGGCTGCCATCACGCACGACGGTCAGGCTGGTCGGCAAGGGATCACGGCGTTGACGGTTGAACCAGGCGACAAGGTCCGGCAACTCCTCTCTGGGGAAATAATGTCCGCCCGCCATGGGATGTTCACGTTGATGCTCGCGATACACATAGGGATAGCCGAGCCTGTCCAGCTCTCGGGCGATCGAGCGGCTCAGGTCAACCGGCATCACCTGATCTTTGGCCCCATGAATGATATAGACCGGCGTGTTTCGAAGATTCGCCAAAAACGGCATCACCACATCATCCAATCCACTCGCCATGGGTGCGAGGCCGGCAAACAACGGCGCATGATGCATCCCGATCAGCCACGCACCGATCCCGCCGTTCGACATGCCGGTGAGGAAAACCCGATCAGGGTCGATGTGATACCGGTGCCCGGCTTGCCGGATCGTCTCCAGCACCAACTCTTCAGCACGCCTTGTAAACCAGGCACCGGAGGGATAGGTGGGACAGGCCAACAGATAGTCCTCGCCCAACCTTGTTCGCCAACGTTCCAAATATTCTTCACCCGTAAAACCGAATCCATGCAGACACACAACTAAGGCATAGGCCCTCGAAGCTTGGTACGTCGGTGGGATAAACAGGGATAGCTGGTACGCCTGTCCACGGATTACAGTCTGTTCATCGGGAAGACTCCCGACTGGTTGGTTCTGATAGGTTCGTTCAGTCCTTATGATATGGGAGACTGTTTCGACGGACGCGCGTTGGTCGAGGAGAATGCGCTGCAACAACCGATCGACGTCGTCACTGTCATGGGCCG
Protein-coding regions in this window:
- a CDS encoding DUF5615 family PIN-like protein, whose translation is MKLLFDQNLSHRLVQALQNEYPDSRHVREVGLQEAADAVVWQYAAQQGFAIVTKDGDFHQRSFLFGHPPKVIWVRVGNASTAMIEALLRRRAGDVGAFSSDPESAFLILD
- a CDS encoding type II toxin-antitoxin system VapC family toxin translates to MSKPRVYVETTIPSFYHETRTAPEIVARREWTRQWWAEAGHHYELTTSPAVLDELAGGPPDRSAGWLALVAGLPVLTVEPSIAVIVQTYIQHMVMPADPAGDALHLALASFHKCDFLVTWNCEHLANANKFGHIRRINTMLGLFVPSIVTPLELLGGKP
- a CDS encoding MFS transporter, which gives rise to MTTSRSFVLICTVGIFCFISYNMVRMPALSLFAESLGAGPERIGLIVSVSTLTGVLLKLPSGALSDIYGRRFLLRIGVVAFGLPPFLYPFITNLDALTALRFLHGFATAIFAPSALATVAELYRERRGAALGTYTACTQSGSLLGPFLGGYLVHAAGFPTAFVTAGVFGCIAMLLFYSLHLDVSVPQRKEQGAAVVLSEMWRGFAAVAKNSKVLITSMTDAAKMIANGALMAFLPLYGVAVGLNPGEVGLLFTVQAFTSFFSKPIMGRISDRVGRQPLIVLGLVICAGTFVCIPQVSMFPIMLMLSAGFGFGEAVVSSSSSALVADSSEFKTLGAGMGMQGTIMDIGHASGPLLAGLLIARMSYEGAFMVIAGMQLIAAAIFWLAMRKK
- a CDS encoding DUF1214 domain-containing protein, with product MKTLILIVLVALLGVAFGSPTHAQDATPKEARAIAKEAYIWGYALVDDYRVQYSYFIDKTNPEFKGGWNTIANNARLYTPADTTIQTINADTLYSFIGIDVRDEPIVITVPQVEKQRYYGCSLFDLWGYVEMFGTRMTGNDAASFLVAGPSWKGETPKGIKKVFRMETPLATAAFRTQLFNPGDIDNVRKVQSGYKVQTLSSFLGQPTPKRTPLTFVKPLTVAEQKTSLQFFSVLNNLLQFAPTVPSEVEFRKRVAKVWIGEGLTFDPAKLSPELKTAIEQGVADAWVDINATVQKLNTGEITPGDCYGTREYLKNNYLYRATCIYLAGNAQPKEEVIYPFISVDADGKPMDGANKYTITFAGDQLPPAKAFWSITMYNLPQRLLVANSINRYLLNTPMLPNWVKNADGGYTFYIQHESPGKDKEANWLPAPKGPFYMVMRLYLPSVEAQDGVWKAPRPTRVK
- a CDS encoding DUF433 domain-containing protein, which encodes MDWKTRITIDPEKRGGKPCIRGLRMTVYDVLEYLASGMSEEEILKDFPDLTREDIRACLAFAADRERKLVSIPPS
- a CDS encoding riboflavin synthase; this translates as MFTGIIEEMGAITVLRKTLAGTRLTILASTVMGDLKIGDSVSVDGICLTVVSRSERDFSVDVSPETLSVTTLGNFAVGLPVNLERAMKLNERIGGHLVAGHVDGVGVIRSRHQDANATILAIEAPPEILRYCVVKGSITVDGISLTVNDVSNNRFSVSIIPHTAKVTTLGLKREKDPVNLESDLIGKYVERLLQERSHLPKPTISIDTDYLQKRGLI